A portion of the Pseudomonadota bacterium genome contains these proteins:
- a CDS encoding DUF2852 domain-containing protein, whose protein sequence is MMTQSATYTGRRQSWIRPAWTPATIGLMVLGFMIAWPLGLAMLAYIIWGDRMDDMKHEMRRGFGRFKREMDMNGFSSERRTGNVAFDDFRKAEIERLEEERRKLDAMVDEFDEHLRNLRRAKDQEEFDAFMKARHNHNGDHPSDDGAQPAPAA, encoded by the coding sequence ATGATGACCCAATCCGCCACCTATACTGGTCGCCGCCAGAGCTGGATTCGCCCGGCTTGGACCCCAGCGACCATCGGCTTGATGGTGCTGGGCTTTATGATCGCTTGGCCACTTGGTCTGGCCATGCTCGCTTACATCATCTGGGGCGATCGCATGGATGATATGAAGCATGAAATGCGCCGTGGCTTCGGCCGCTTCAAACGCGAGATGGACATGAACGGTTTTTCTTCCGAGCGCCGGACGGGCAATGTCGCCTTTGACGATTTCCGCAAGGCGGAGATCGAGCGGCTGGAAGAAGAGCGTCGCAAGCTCGACGCGATGGTCGACGAGTTCGACGAGCATCTGCGCAATCTTCGTCGCGCGAAGGATCAGGAAGAATTTGATGCCTTCATGAAGGCTCGCCACAACCACAATGGCGATCATCCTTCCGACGATGGTGCGCAACCAGCGCCAGCTGCCTAA
- the phaZ gene encoding polyhydroxyalkanoate depolymerase, whose translation MPAYTFYEWTHAALAPARATADMTKLAFTNPLNPLSGTPFGKQMAAGAEVFERMTRRYGKPAFGIDTTLVGGTRCPVTEEVVWEQPFCKLLHFKRHLPVERRYTDPKVLLVAPMSGHYATLLRGTVEAFLPRHDVYITDWVDARDVPLAQGNFDLDDYISYIISMLQRLGPDTHIVAVCQPGVPVLAAVSLMEEDNDPASPTTMTLMGAPIDSRIRPTEVNAFADGKELGWFRRNLIKLVPFPNAGCMRPVYPGFLQLSGFMGMNLNRHIDAHKEFFNHLVDGDGDGAEKHREFYDEYLAVMDLTAEFYLQTIDTVFLRHSLPLGTMTHRGRLVKPSAIKRCAVLTVEGEKDDITGRGQTRAALDMCSGLDDEMKVHYEQPRVGHYGVFNGSRFRAEIQPRMTDFMLSMEWRRNGSKPSAKAGGKPKDNAVVKDASEAAPAADPYGLAQPQGKPDDLKRITGIGPKLETLLNEHGIFYFWQLATMTSAEIDDLETRLSFKGRIAREGWIDQAKRLSDARSTTVAS comes from the coding sequence ATGCCAGCCTACACCTTTTATGAATGGACCCATGCTGCCCTTGCGCCAGCGCGCGCAACCGCCGACATGACCAAACTCGCCTTTACCAATCCGCTGAACCCGCTGTCGGGGACGCCCTTCGGTAAGCAAATGGCGGCCGGCGCTGAAGTTTTTGAGCGTATGACGCGGCGTTATGGCAAACCGGCGTTTGGCATCGACACCACTTTGGTCGGTGGTACACGCTGTCCCGTAACGGAAGAGGTCGTCTGGGAGCAGCCCTTCTGCAAGCTGCTGCATTTCAAACGTCATTTGCCGGTCGAGCGTCGCTACACCGACCCGAAAGTGCTGCTGGTCGCGCCGATGTCCGGGCACTACGCAACCTTGCTGCGCGGAACGGTGGAAGCGTTCCTGCCGCGCCACGATGTTTACATCACCGACTGGGTCGATGCGCGGGATGTACCGCTCGCCCAGGGCAATTTCGATCTCGATGATTACATCAGCTACATCATCTCGATGCTGCAACGTCTGGGCCCCGATACGCACATAGTCGCGGTCTGCCAGCCCGGTGTGCCCGTCCTTGCAGCGGTGTCGCTGATGGAAGAGGACAACGATCCGGCGTCACCGACGACGATGACCTTGATGGGAGCGCCGATCGACAGCCGCATCCGTCCCACCGAGGTCAACGCCTTCGCTGACGGCAAGGAACTGGGGTGGTTCCGGCGTAACCTGATCAAACTGGTACCGTTTCCAAATGCGGGATGCATGCGCCCCGTCTATCCCGGTTTCCTGCAGCTTTCGGGCTTCATGGGCATGAACCTCAACCGGCACATTGATGCGCACAAGGAGTTCTTCAATCACCTTGTCGATGGCGATGGTGACGGAGCAGAGAAACATCGTGAGTTCTATGATGAATATCTCGCCGTCATGGACCTGACGGCCGAATTTTATCTGCAAACCATCGATACGGTGTTCTTGCGTCACAGCCTGCCGCTGGGCACGATGACGCACCGTGGCCGTTTGGTGAAGCCTTCGGCGATCAAGCGCTGCGCCGTACTGACCGTTGAGGGCGAGAAGGACGACATAACCGGGCGCGGTCAAACCAGAGCCGCACTCGATATGTGTTCTGGTCTCGATGACGAGATGAAGGTGCACTACGAGCAGCCGCGCGTTGGCCATTATGGTGTTTTCAACGGTTCGCGCTTCCGCGCGGAGATCCAGCCGCGCATGACCGACTTCATGCTGTCGATGGAATGGCGCCGTAACGGCAGCAAGCCAAGCGCGAAGGCCGGTGGCAAACCCAAGGACAATGCGGTTGTTAAGGATGCCAGCGAAGCCGCGCCTGCAGCCGACCCCTACGGTTTGGCGCAGCCGCAAGGCAAGCCGGACGATCTCAAACGCATAACGGGCATTGGCCCCAAGCTTGAGACCTTGCTCAACGAGCACGGCATCTTCTATTTCTGGCAATTGGCGACAATGACCTCGGCCGAAATCGACGATCTCGAAACCCGCCTTTCCTTCAAAGGACGGATTGCGCGCGAAGGCTGGATTGACCAGGCCAAGAGGCTGAGCGACGCTCGATCCACCACCGTTGCGTCTTAG
- a CDS encoding ActS/PrrB/RegB family redox-sensitive histidine kinase codes for MTEAQTTLSPADTGGDLPSPAYFGPSTQRVRVETLVRLRWLAITGQLFAVIGVYFGLGYSLPLMACLGVICLAAGLNLYLWWSYPRAARISDRRAALVLGFDLVQLASLLYLTGGLANPFSVLLLAPVLISATILRLPTTVALGLFVSVLISALAMWHMPLPWGDEALPVFPLVYRMGVWAALLTAIGFICTYAWRVAYESRKLANALVAAELALEREQHLSDLDGMAAAAAHELGTPLGTITVVAKEMSRAVEAGSPLADDVALILDQAERCRAILGKLSSLGTAPDEMIATKTLDAVLDDLIEPHRMFAVPISVRTEGEGELPVIRANPALSYGLGNLIENALDFAAEQVRVSANWDANELSIRIDDDGPGFSNDVLARLGEPYVSKRPSSDGSREGNGGAVGGGLGLGFFIAQTLLERGGASVSVSNRAPDLGGASVRVTFPRAALERQPRFA; via the coding sequence ATGACAGAGGCCCAAACAACGCTTTCGCCTGCAGACACGGGGGGCGACCTACCCAGCCCGGCCTATTTCGGTCCGTCAACACAACGGGTGCGCGTCGAAACGCTGGTCCGGCTGCGTTGGCTGGCGATCACCGGCCAGCTGTTTGCCGTGATAGGGGTCTATTTTGGCCTCGGCTATTCACTGCCGCTGATGGCCTGTCTTGGCGTCATATGCCTCGCCGCCGGCCTTAACCTTTATCTTTGGTGGTCTTACCCGCGCGCGGCGCGGATCAGCGACCGGCGTGCCGCGTTGGTTTTGGGTTTCGACCTCGTCCAGCTTGCCTCCTTGCTTTATCTGACGGGCGGATTGGCCAACCCCTTTTCGGTTCTCTTGCTGGCGCCGGTTCTGATTTCGGCAACGATTCTGCGACTGCCAACCACTGTCGCGCTCGGTCTGTTCGTTTCGGTTCTGATCTCAGCGCTTGCGATGTGGCACATGCCCCTGCCGTGGGGTGATGAAGCGCTGCCGGTGTTTCCTCTGGTTTACCGTATGGGCGTTTGGGCTGCGCTGCTGACGGCCATCGGCTTTATCTGCACCTATGCGTGGCGGGTCGCCTATGAGAGCCGCAAGCTCGCCAACGCACTGGTTGCGGCGGAGCTTGCGCTCGAGCGTGAACAGCACCTATCCGACCTTGACGGTATGGCCGCCGCAGCTGCGCACGAGTTGGGAACGCCTTTGGGAACCATAACGGTCGTCGCCAAGGAGATGAGCCGAGCCGTCGAGGCCGGCAGTCCGCTTGCCGATGATGTGGCGCTGATCCTCGATCAGGCGGAGCGCTGCCGAGCCATCCTGGGCAAACTGTCCTCACTTGGCACCGCCCCAGACGAAATGATTGCCACGAAAACGCTCGACGCTGTACTCGACGACCTTATCGAGCCGCACCGCATGTTTGCTGTCCCCATCAGTGTGCGGACGGAAGGCGAGGGCGAGCTGCCGGTGATACGGGCCAACCCGGCACTCAGTTACGGTCTGGGCAATCTCATTGAAAACGCTCTGGATTTTGCCGCCGAGCAGGTTCGGGTATCGGCCAACTGGGACGCCAACGAATTGAGCATCCGTATTGACGATGACGGGCCGGGGTTTTCGAACGACGTGTTGGCGCGGTTGGGCGAGCCTTACGTCAGCAAAAGACCCAGCAGCGATGGATCACGCGAGGGCAATGGCGGCGCGGTGGGCGGCGGGTTGGGGCTCGGCTTCTTTATCGCACAAACCCTGCTCGAGCGGGGCGGAGCATCCGTTTCGGTGAGCAACCGCGCACCGGATCTGGGCGGCGCAAGCGTTCGCGTCACCTTTCCAAGAGCGGCGCTGGAGCGACAACCGCGCTTCGCCTAA
- a CDS encoding ActR/PrrA/RegA family redox response regulator transcription factor has translation MTQTATSLLDDSLAGGPSISPGQALFAQGERSLLVVDDDKPFLSRLGRAMESRGFAVRLAGSVAEGLSAVRDEAPAFAVVDMRLEDGNGLDVVSAIREARPEARAIVLTGYGNIATAVSAVKMGATDYLAKPADADMVEKALMQTETGDMDLPENPMSADRVRWEHIQRVYEMCDRNVSETARRLNMHRRTLQRILAKRAPR, from the coding sequence ATGACACAGACTGCAACAAGCTTGCTTGACGACAGCCTAGCGGGTGGACCGTCAATCAGCCCTGGGCAGGCGCTATTCGCACAGGGCGAACGCAGCCTGCTGGTGGTTGACGATGACAAGCCGTTTCTCAGCAGACTTGGCCGGGCGATGGAATCGCGTGGCTTTGCCGTCCGGCTGGCGGGGTCCGTCGCCGAAGGTTTGAGCGCCGTCAGGGATGAAGCGCCGGCCTTTGCGGTCGTCGACATGCGTCTTGAAGATGGCAATGGCCTCGACGTTGTCTCGGCCATTCGCGAGGCGCGGCCCGAGGCGCGGGCGATCGTGCTGACCGGCTATGGCAACATCGCGACCGCCGTCAGCGCGGTGAAGATGGGCGCAACAGATTATTTGGCCAAACCCGCCGATGCGGACATGGTGGAAAAAGCGCTGATGCAGACCGAAACGGGCGATATGGACTTGCCGGAGAACCCGATGTCGGCTGACCGGGTCCGCTGGGAGCATATTCAGCGGGTCTATGAGATGTGCGACCGCAACGTGTCAGAGACCGCGCGGCGGCTGAACATGCATCGCCGGACCTTGCAGCGTATCCTCGCCAAGCGCGCGCCGCGCTAA
- a CDS encoding EAL domain-containing protein has product MGTKGCGGCRGANANAFDIPFTMAFQPIVDLSRGRIWGYEALVRGKRGEGAGEVLSQVDDTNRYAFDQACRVTAIELAATHMDPRSSAHLSINFLPNAVYEPKACIRSTLAAAARHRFSPRRLMFEFTENEQMTDIDHVSHIFSEYQRMGFTTAIDDFGAGYSGLNLLARLKCDIIKIDRELVADIDASPAREAIVSGIIRMCRLMNVRVLAEGVETEAETATLVRLGIELFQGYFFAKPQVETFIAEKDIDAIRYGFSLPRVYAHAGLIPQNFRDAS; this is encoded by the coding sequence ATGGGAACCAAGGGTTGTGGCGGATGCCGAGGTGCGAACGCGAACGCGTTTGACATCCCCTTTACCATGGCTTTCCAGCCGATTGTGGATCTGTCGCGTGGCCGCATCTGGGGTTACGAAGCACTGGTTCGCGGCAAGCGCGGCGAAGGCGCCGGCGAGGTCCTCAGCCAGGTCGACGACACCAACCGTTACGCATTCGATCAGGCTTGCCGGGTTACCGCCATCGAGCTGGCGGCAACCCACATGGACCCGCGCAGTTCCGCGCATCTGTCGATCAACTTTCTGCCAAATGCCGTGTACGAGCCCAAAGCCTGCATCCGTTCGACCCTCGCCGCCGCAGCCCGCCACCGGTTCAGCCCGCGCCGGTTGATGTTCGAATTCACAGAAAACGAACAGATGACGGACATCGACCATGTCAGTCATATCTTCAGCGAATATCAGCGCATGGGTTTCACGACCGCGATCGACGATTTCGGCGCGGGCTATTCAGGCCTGAACCTGCTGGCGCGCCTCAAATGCGATATCATCAAGATCGATCGTGAACTGGTGGCCGATATTGACGCCTCCCCGGCGCGCGAAGCGATCGTTAGCGGCATCATACGCATGTGCAGGCTGATGAACGTCCGCGTCCTGGCCGAGGGCGTGGAAACCGAAGCGGAGACCGCAACGCTGGTGCGGCTGGGCATTGAACTGTTTCAGGGCTATTTCTTCGCCAAGCCGCAGGTCGAGACCTTCATCGCCGAAAAGGATATCGACGCGATCCGTTACGGCTTCTCCCTTCCCAGGGTGTATGCCCATGCAGGCTTGATACCGCAGAATTTCAGGGATGCTTCCTGA
- a CDS encoding BA14K family protein translates to MTAPKTLSKKIAAVALSAATIVGASAATTTTAQAGDEAIAAGIGFVAGTILGGAVASQPRVVHAHPQTVVVHGGLQPWTPAWYSYCSNRYRSFNANTGYFLAYSGNYVFCR, encoded by the coding sequence ATGACCGCTCCCAAGACCCTTTCAAAGAAGATCGCCGCCGTTGCCCTGTCCGCCGCCACAATCGTTGGCGCATCAGCGGCGACCACGACCACCGCTCAAGCGGGCGATGAAGCAATCGCAGCAGGCATCGGTTTCGTTGCTGGCACCATTTTGGGCGGCGCTGTCGCCAGCCAGCCGCGCGTCGTCCATGCCCATCCGCAGACGGTTGTCGTGCATGGCGGCCTGCAGCCCTGGACCCCAGCCTGGTACTCCTACTGCTCGAACCGCTACCGTTCGTTCAATGCGAACACGGGCTACTTCCTGGCCTACTCCGGCAACTACGTCTTCTGCCGCTAG
- a CDS encoding MmcB family DNA repair protein, with product MVDSSAPHPLSPDPLADGRQSDRAMAIRRGVARMLAQAGAVCLYEASLANGRRADVVALMPDGLITIVEVKSSLADLRADFKWPDYIDFCDRFSFATAPDVPVNAFPETEGLLIADAFGAHAIREPKLIKLHASRRKALTLRLARHAMGRLQRLDDPGQAIADS from the coding sequence ATGGTCGATTCTTCTGCGCCGCATCCCTTGTCGCCCGACCCGCTGGCAGACGGTCGCCAGTCTGACCGGGCGATGGCCATCCGGCGCGGGGTCGCGCGCATGCTCGCCCAGGCCGGAGCGGTGTGCCTGTACGAGGCGAGCCTTGCCAATGGCCGCCGCGCTGACGTGGTCGCGCTGATGCCCGATGGGCTGATCACGATTGTCGAGGTCAAGTCATCGCTTGCAGACCTGCGGGCGGATTTCAAATGGCCCGATTACATCGATTTCTGCGACCGCTTTTCCTTTGCAACCGCGCCCGATGTGCCTGTCAACGCTTTCCCAGAGACGGAGGGCCTTTTGATCGCCGATGCGTTCGGGGCGCACGCCATCCGCGAACCGAAACTGATCAAGCTTCATGCGTCGCGCCGCAAGGCGCTCACCTTGCGGCTCGCCCGGCACGCCATGGGCCGCTTGCAGCGTCTGGACGATCCCGGTCAGGCAATCGCCGACAGCTGA
- a CDS encoding BA14K family protein, with translation MSAPKTLSKKIAAVALSAATIVGASATTTTTAQANEAVAAGIGFVAGTILGGAVASQPRVVYTQPRTVVVRGGLQPWTPAWYSYCSNRYRSFNPNTGYFLAYSGNYVFCH, from the coding sequence ATGTCCGCTCCCAAGACCCTTTCGAAGAAAATCGCCGCCGTTGCCCTGTCCGCCGCCACAATCGTTGGCGCATCGGCAACCACCACAACGACGGCACAGGCCAACGAAGCGGTCGCCGCAGGCATCGGTTTTGTTGCGGGCACCATTTTGGGCGGCGCTGTCGCCAGTCAGCCGCGCGTTGTCTACACCCAGCCGCGCACGGTCGTTGTTCGTGGTGGCCTGCAGCCCTGGACCCCGGCCTGGTACTCCTACTGCTCGAACCGCTACCGGTCGTTTAACCCGAACACGGGCTACTTCCTGGCCTACTCCGGCAACTACGTCTTCTGCCACTAA
- a CDS encoding EscU/YscU/HrcU family type III secretion system export apparatus switch protein: MSVDEGPRSPNAANDAGPTLAVALRYTEDDAAPVVVASGRGHVADTIVSIASEAGVTIDENPALATALEHVPLDEPIPEALYIAVAEVIGWVLSHRNSAGQRSEHQGNAGS; the protein is encoded by the coding sequence GTGAGCGTGGATGAAGGCCCTCGGTCACCCAACGCAGCGAACGACGCTGGGCCGACACTTGCGGTTGCCTTGCGCTACACGGAAGACGATGCAGCACCGGTTGTCGTTGCGTCCGGCCGCGGACACGTCGCCGATACAATTGTCTCAATCGCGAGCGAGGCGGGCGTCACCATTGATGAAAATCCGGCGCTTGCCACAGCCCTTGAACACGTACCGCTCGATGAGCCGATCCCCGAAGCGCTCTATATAGCGGTCGCAGAGGTCATTGGGTGGGTTCTGTCGCACCGAAACTCTGCCGGACAGAGATCCGAGCATCAGGGCAACGCAGGGTCGTGA
- a CDS encoding L,D-transpeptidase, protein MISRRSLLLGALGTAAAASTARAESAMDAFLDSIGLDPSSGGTGRQRAFRLDPQFRPQTVSYSGRERSGTIVIDVANKFLYHVNGDGSARRYGIGVGRDGFRWAGAARVGRKAEWPTWTPPRAMIRRQPELRQWAGGMPGGPENPLGARALYLYRGGRDTLYRIHGTNAPWSIGQAMSSGCIRMMNEHVEELYERVRIGSRVIVRQV, encoded by the coding sequence ATGATTTCTCGTCGTTCCTTGCTGCTTGGCGCGCTTGGTACAGCCGCTGCCGCCAGCACCGCCCGCGCCGAAAGCGCTATGGATGCCTTCCTCGATTCGATTGGCCTCGATCCGTCATCCGGCGGCACTGGCCGTCAGCGTGCCTTCCGTCTTGACCCGCAATTCCGTCCGCAGACGGTGTCGTATTCAGGACGTGAGCGCAGCGGCACAATCGTTATCGATGTCGCCAACAAGTTCCTCTACCACGTCAATGGCGATGGTAGCGCGCGTCGCTATGGGATCGGCGTTGGCCGCGATGGCTTCCGCTGGGCTGGTGCTGCACGCGTGGGCCGCAAGGCCGAATGGCCGACCTGGACGCCGCCGCGTGCGATGATCCGCCGTCAGCCGGAGCTGCGTCAGTGGGCTGGTGGGATGCCCGGTGGCCCCGAAAATCCGCTGGGTGCCCGTGCGCTTTACCTGTATCGCGGTGGTCGCGACACGCTGTACCGCATCCACGGTACCAATGCGCCGTGGTCCATTGGTCAGGCGATGTCGTCAGGCTGCATTCGTATGATGAACGAGCATGTGGAAGAGCTGTACGAGCGCGTACGCATCGGCAGCCGCGTTATCGTTCGCCAAGTCTAG
- a CDS encoding RecX family transcriptional regulator, translating into MNVERKTIYPADSGHDPDALESGDDGGARDQRRKTRRKPRKMTAERLHRIALAYLDRYDASEAHFRGVLERRVVKAARAHDQDPADFAEMINAQVAKMVEAGFINNTRYAGQQVNTLRGRGGSTRMITARLRAKGVEDDAISSALNEAEGNDTLAAERYARRRRLGPYRLNGRAERRDRDLAALCRAGFDYGLAVSIVDRDTGAISDGPTNGLSGNG; encoded by the coding sequence ATGAATGTGGAGCGCAAGACCATCTATCCGGCGGACAGCGGCCACGATCCCGATGCGCTTGAATCCGGTGATGATGGCGGCGCGCGCGACCAACGCCGAAAAACGCGCCGGAAGCCTCGCAAGATGACCGCAGAGCGGCTGCACCGGATCGCGTTGGCCTATCTCGACCGATATGACGCGAGCGAAGCGCATTTCCGCGGCGTACTTGAAAGGCGCGTTGTCAAAGCCGCCCGCGCGCACGACCAGGATCCGGCAGACTTTGCGGAGATGATCAACGCGCAAGTCGCCAAGATGGTCGAAGCTGGCTTCATCAACAACACCCGCTATGCGGGCCAGCAGGTCAACACCTTGCGCGGACGTGGGGGCTCAACCCGCATGATTACCGCAAGGTTGCGGGCGAAAGGTGTTGAAGATGACGCCATTTCGAGCGCGCTGAACGAGGCCGAAGGGAACGACACGCTGGCCGCAGAACGGTATGCGCGACGCCGGCGGCTTGGTCCGTATCGGCTTAACGGCCGTGCCGAACGACGCGACCGCGACCTCGCCGCACTGTGTCGAGCGGGGTTTGACTACGGGCTGGCCGTCTCGATTGTCGACCGCGATACCGGCGCGATTTCCGATGGCCCGACCAACGGTTTGTCTGGCAATGGATGA
- a CDS encoding NAD(P)H-hydrate dehydratase, which yields MDELLTPDQMGRCDALAIAAGTPGTTLMARAGAALFEAVKTHVEPGGKVLVACGPGNNGGDGYVLAKFLAAAGYHSTVLALGNPANLTGDAAWAHETWGGLAITPSMLDPGTYRQQDLLVDALFGAGLSRGLEGEAAQLVGYFNDADRPVLSVDLPSGLDGRTGQPLGPSIHATQTVTFHRRKPGHVLLPGRNLCGEVLVADIGIDSAACADVGFAARLTGPGLTKPLQTPAPLDSHKYDRGAALIMAGPLETAGAGLLAAQAALRTGAGLVTLGGSRTLHEASLGVSPALMRALVETPANLARVLANPKLSVCALGPGLAPDEATRQLVYAVLQSSASVVLDAGALTAFAGMRDMMLDAIHGRKAPTILTPHAGEFARLFGPMDPDVSKIEAAQRAAGLSGAVIVLKGADTVIAPPDGDTTGAFVNANAPPWLATAGSGDVLCGIIAGLVARYGGSAKPSALCALGVWLHGAAAQAAGPALIASDLEGALHDVLDDLLPADFLPLNAP from the coding sequence ATGGATGAACTGCTTACCCCAGACCAGATGGGGCGGTGCGACGCGCTGGCGATCGCTGCTGGAACCCCAGGCACAACCTTGATGGCGCGCGCGGGTGCGGCCCTGTTTGAGGCGGTCAAGACGCATGTTGAGCCTGGCGGCAAGGTGCTTGTCGCGTGTGGCCCCGGCAACAATGGCGGCGATGGCTATGTTCTGGCGAAGTTTCTGGCCGCCGCCGGGTATCACAGTACGGTTTTGGCGTTGGGTAACCCGGCCAACCTGACCGGTGATGCTGCATGGGCCCATGAAACCTGGGGTGGTCTTGCTATCACTCCATCCATGCTTGACCCGGGGACGTACCGGCAGCAGGACTTGCTGGTCGACGCGTTGTTTGGTGCTGGCTTGTCGCGCGGGCTTGAGGGCGAAGCCGCGCAGCTGGTTGGGTACTTCAACGACGCCGACCGCCCGGTCCTCTCGGTGGACCTGCCTTCGGGGCTTGACGGCCGCACAGGCCAGCCGCTCGGCCCCAGTATCCACGCCACGCAAACGGTGACCTTTCATCGTCGCAAGCCCGGTCATGTGCTGTTGCCCGGTCGCAACCTGTGCGGAGAGGTTCTTGTTGCCGATATCGGGATCGATAGCGCGGCATGTGCCGACGTAGGTTTTGCCGCTCGGCTTACCGGGCCGGGCCTGACCAAACCGCTGCAAACGCCAGCGCCGCTGGACAGCCACAAATATGATCGCGGGGCGGCGTTGATCATGGCTGGACCTTTGGAGACAGCCGGAGCAGGGCTCCTGGCAGCACAGGCTGCCTTGCGAACCGGGGCCGGGCTGGTGACGCTGGGGGGCTCGCGCACGCTGCATGAGGCGAGCCTTGGGGTCTCGCCGGCCTTGATGCGCGCGCTTGTCGAAACCCCAGCCAATCTGGCCCGTGTGCTGGCAAATCCAAAGCTGTCGGTTTGTGCGCTTGGCCCGGGCCTGGCCCCCGATGAGGCGACCCGCCAACTTGTTTACGCGGTCCTGCAGTCCTCCGCTTCGGTCGTGCTCGATGCGGGCGCTTTGACTGCCTTTGCAGGTATGCGCGACATGATGCTGGACGCGATCCACGGCCGCAAAGCGCCCACGATTCTGACACCGCACGCTGGCGAGTTTGCAAGGTTGTTCGGCCCGATGGACCCGGACGTCTCGAAGATCGAAGCGGCCCAACGGGCGGCGGGGCTCTCGGGCGCCGTCATTGTGCTCAAAGGCGCAGATACGGTGATTGCCCCGCCCGATGGGGATACCACGGGTGCATTTGTCAACGCTAACGCACCACCGTGGCTCGCGACAGCAGGATCTGGCGATGTTTTGTGCGGCATCATCGCCGGTCTTGTTGCCCGGTATGGTGGCTCCGCCAAACCTAGCGCGCTGTGCGCACTTGGCGTTTGGTTGCACGGCGCGGCGGCGCAGGCAGCTGGCCCCGCGTTGATTGCAAGCGATCTCGAGGGCGCTTTGCACGATGTTCTCGACGATCTGCTGCCAGCGGATTTCCTGCCGCTCAACGCACCGTAA